A single region of the Blastopirellula marina genome encodes:
- a CDS encoding serine/threonine protein phosphatase — translation MTHSRSTYASLSRRAFNRGLASLPLLGMASSLSAAETPRPIHLPEDPSRGILEGWTIALFPDTQNYAKYGKNQKNFERMCQWVLEQQDAWRIGLVMHEGDFVEQNNIAEGGGRGWGDQHSQSQWESAKRALGRLEGNVPIVFATGNHDYGIRNAETRETQVNDYFGMTDNKLVSDGQGGGILIEAGKNATGKPTLENAAYEVRVPDGRKLLIVALEWGPRREAVAWAKQLVGQERYRQHTGILLVHDFVTPESQRDGQDGNRKRSGNPHTYPTGRDGDTHDGEDLWQGLVHDAPQFQLVLNGHEMGSHVGRRTDPNAAGMPVHQMLFNAQGLGGGSAEKGNGGDGWMRLLTFEPDGVTLTVRTFSPLKLDEGKSPWWNHPAWCFSLPIQPV, via the coding sequence ATGACCCATTCTCGCTCAACCTACGCTTCTCTCTCGCGTCGTGCGTTCAACCGTGGCCTGGCATCGCTGCCGCTGTTGGGAATGGCTTCGTCTCTTTCGGCGGCAGAAACACCGCGGCCGATTCACCTGCCGGAGGATCCGTCTCGTGGAATTCTCGAAGGGTGGACGATCGCCCTCTTTCCCGATACGCAGAACTACGCCAAGTACGGTAAGAATCAGAAGAACTTCGAGCGAATGTGCCAGTGGGTGCTCGAGCAGCAGGATGCCTGGCGGATTGGCCTGGTGATGCACGAAGGGGACTTCGTCGAGCAGAACAATATCGCCGAAGGGGGTGGCCGCGGCTGGGGTGATCAACACTCGCAGTCGCAGTGGGAAAGCGCGAAGCGAGCCCTCGGCCGGCTGGAAGGAAACGTGCCGATCGTCTTCGCCACCGGCAATCACGACTACGGCATCCGCAATGCCGAAACGCGCGAGACGCAGGTCAACGATTACTTCGGGATGACCGACAACAAGCTGGTCTCGGACGGGCAGGGGGGTGGTATTCTGATCGAAGCCGGCAAAAACGCCACCGGCAAACCAACGCTGGAGAATGCCGCCTACGAAGTGCGCGTGCCGGATGGTCGCAAGCTGCTGATCGTGGCTTTGGAATGGGGACCGCGCCGCGAGGCGGTTGCCTGGGCCAAGCAATTGGTAGGGCAAGAACGCTATCGGCAGCATACCGGAATCCTGCTGGTACACGACTTCGTGACGCCAGAGTCGCAGCGGGACGGGCAAGACGGCAACCGCAAGCGAAGTGGCAACCCCCACACCTACCCGACCGGGCGCGACGGCGATACGCACGACGGGGAAGACCTGTGGCAAGGGCTCGTTCATGACGCCCCGCAGTTTCAGCTGGTTCTTAACGGGCATGAAATGGGAAGCCACGTTGGTCGCCGCACCGATCCTAACGCGGCAGGCATGCCGGTGCATCAGATGCTGTTCAATGCCCAAGGGCTGGGTGGTGGCTCCGCCGAAAAAGGAAACGGCGGCGATGGCTGGATGCGGCTGCTCACCTTCGAGCCCGATGGCGTCACATTGACGGTTCGGACTTTCTCACCATTGAAGCTGGACGAAGGCAAATCGCCCTGGTGGAATCATCCTGCGTGGTGCTTCTCGCTTCCCATTCAGCCGGTCTAG
- a CDS encoding leucine-rich repeat domain-containing protein, which yields MPRFLRQFGLRSLLIFCTLAAGCFGLWRWHMTWVDEQHEVAAQIAEARGDVRWGTWGPGWVHQLFGSYYFSNIVAVDWHHKRIKDEHLQLLRQTPTLEELYIPGTRVTDEGMAVLEDLPKIRKLALWSTRLTNETLKRVGKLKQLEVLDIHRTKMNEEGLVHLRNHPRLQILRYDLALTDVGISHLASIPNVSVEVLFAKELSFESFPLLRDKLRFNRLYLFRPSYHQWASYLLGHPTLVELEVREALMTDAELQALIATNSLESIELNDVPVGNSAIANAPFATRLKSLQLYGTNVTPEGLLLTYGQYPRNIVVLKNWIRLSNAANGQRVDWMGTLTAQELENLKYCRNATSLHFETDQLAGINFQWLSRLEKLTSLRVDYFGNDQLLQSIASLEGLERLDLAGTKQVTAEGLKSIVSLDQLKVLSLRSADVSDDMLEVIGQMKPLVQLNIAGSAVTDQGIRHLAGLQNLVVLHISNCKSLTDESLKSVGELKKLQYLYAQGTQFTDEGLQYLHEMPRLTNVSLYGSKHTRHGIQLLRDALPLKGINIY from the coding sequence ATGCCTCGCTTTCTTCGCCAGTTCGGACTGCGTTCGCTGCTGATCTTCTGCACGCTGGCAGCTGGTTGCTTTGGCTTGTGGCGGTGGCACATGACCTGGGTCGACGAGCAACACGAAGTTGCCGCCCAGATTGCCGAGGCCCGAGGGGATGTTCGCTGGGGAACGTGGGGGCCCGGCTGGGTGCATCAACTATTTGGCAGCTATTACTTCTCGAATATCGTCGCCGTCGACTGGCACCACAAGCGTATCAAAGACGAGCACCTGCAACTATTGCGTCAGACGCCCACCCTGGAAGAACTATACATCCCCGGCACGCGAGTTACCGACGAGGGCATGGCGGTGCTGGAGGACTTGCCCAAGATTCGCAAGCTCGCGCTGTGGAGCACCCGCCTGACCAATGAGACCCTCAAGCGAGTCGGCAAGCTGAAGCAACTGGAAGTACTCGATATTCATCGAACCAAGATGAACGAAGAGGGGCTGGTTCACCTGCGAAACCATCCTCGTCTACAGATCTTGCGATACGACTTGGCGTTGACCGACGTCGGTATCAGCCACCTGGCTTCGATCCCCAACGTGTCGGTCGAAGTCCTGTTCGCCAAAGAGCTGAGTTTTGAAAGCTTTCCCCTTTTGCGTGATAAGCTCCGCTTCAATCGACTCTATCTCTTTCGCCCGAGCTACCACCAGTGGGCAAGCTACTTGCTCGGCCATCCCACGCTGGTCGAGCTTGAGGTTCGAGAAGCACTGATGACCGACGCCGAATTGCAGGCCCTGATTGCGACCAATTCCCTGGAAAGCATCGAGCTTAACGACGTGCCGGTGGGGAACAGCGCGATCGCGAATGCGCCGTTCGCAACGCGTCTGAAATCGCTACAGCTTTATGGGACGAACGTGACACCGGAAGGACTACTGTTGACCTATGGGCAGTACCCCAGAAACATCGTCGTCCTCAAAAACTGGATTCGCCTCAGCAATGCCGCGAACGGCCAGAGGGTCGACTGGATGGGGACGCTGACAGCGCAGGAGCTAGAGAATCTCAAGTATTGCCGCAATGCGACCTCGCTCCATTTTGAAACCGACCAGCTTGCCGGCATCAACTTCCAGTGGCTATCGCGTCTGGAAAAACTGACGTCTTTGCGGGTCGACTATTTCGGCAACGACCAACTGCTGCAAAGCATCGCGTCGCTTGAAGGATTAGAACGGCTCGACCTGGCAGGCACAAAGCAAGTCACCGCGGAAGGGTTGAAATCTATCGTTTCGCTCGATCAACTCAAGGTCTTGAGCTTACGAAGTGCCGATGTCTCTGACGACATGTTGGAGGTCATCGGCCAAATGAAACCGCTGGTACAACTGAATATTGCCGGCTCAGCCGTTACCGATCAAGGAATACGCCATCTTGCCGGACTGCAGAACCTGGTTGTGCTGCACATCTCGAATTGCAAAAGCCTTACCGACGAATCGCTCAAGTCGGTTGGTGAACTCAAGAAGTTACAGTATCTGTACGCCCAAGGAACGCAGTTCACCGACGAAGGCCTGCAGTACTTACATGAAATGCCCCGCCTGACGAATGTGAGTTTGTACGGCTCGAAACATACCAGGCACGGCATTCAGTTGCTGCGCGATGCGCTTCCGCTGAAGGGCATCAACATTTACTAG
- a CDS encoding ribonucleotide-diphosphate reductase subunit beta — translation MSTPSLGFDTEMTGTQRVNASEKRLINAHQVDVNQLMPLKYHWAWEHYLNGCANHWMPTEVPMTKDIETWRSDKLTEDERKVIMRNLGFFSTAESLVGNNLVLAIFKHVTNAEARQYLLRQAFEEAIHSHTFLYVVESLGLNEGEVFNMYHEVPAITKKDEFEMNLTREVLDPDFKTDTYEGIQTFLKNLIGYYIIMEGIFFYTGFVMVLSFHRRNLMTGIGEQFQYILRDETVHLNFGIDLINGIKEENPDVWTEEFQQSIIDLIHEAVELEIAYASDCLPNGILGLNRELFRDYVHHIADRRLERIGLPKQFNQANNPFPWMSETMDLAKEKNFFETRVTEYQSSSGLNWD, via the coding sequence ATGTCTACTCCAAGCCTCGGCTTCGATACCGAAATGACTGGAACGCAGCGCGTTAACGCGAGTGAAAAGCGTCTGATCAACGCCCACCAGGTTGACGTGAACCAGCTGATGCCGCTGAAGTATCACTGGGCCTGGGAACATTACCTCAACGGTTGCGCCAATCACTGGATGCCAACCGAAGTTCCCATGACCAAGGACATTGAAACCTGGCGCAGCGACAAGCTGACCGAAGATGAACGCAAGGTCATCATGCGGAACCTCGGTTTCTTCTCGACCGCGGAAAGCCTGGTTGGTAACAACCTGGTGCTGGCTATCTTCAAGCACGTGACCAACGCCGAAGCCCGCCAGTACCTTCTGCGTCAGGCCTTTGAAGAAGCGATCCATTCGCACACGTTCCTATACGTGGTGGAAAGCCTGGGCCTGAACGAAGGCGAAGTCTTCAACATGTATCACGAAGTCCCCGCGATCACCAAGAAGGACGAGTTCGAGATGAACTTGACCCGCGAAGTGCTCGACCCGGACTTCAAGACCGACACGTACGAAGGAATTCAAACCTTCCTGAAGAACCTGATCGGCTACTACATCATCATGGAAGGCATCTTCTTCTACACCGGTTTCGTGATGGTGCTGTCGTTCCATCGCCGCAACCTGATGACCGGGATTGGCGAGCAGTTCCAGTACATCCTGCGTGATGAAACGGTTCACTTGAACTTCGGTATCGACCTGATCAACGGTATTAAAGAAGAGAACCCCGACGTCTGGACCGAAGAATTCCAGCAGTCGATCATCGACCTGATTCACGAAGCGGTCGAACTGGAAATCGCTTATGCTTCCGACTGCCTGCCTAACGGCATCCTCGGTCTGAATCGTGAATTGTTCCGCGATTACGTGCATCACATTGCCGATCGCCGCTTGGAACGTATTGGCCTGCCAAAGCAGTTCAACCAGGCCAACAACCCGTTCCCCTGGATGAGCGAAACGATGGACCTCGCCAAAGAAAAGAACTTCTTTGAAACGCGAGTTACCGAATACCAAAGCTCCAGCGGTCTCAACTGGGACTAG
- a CDS encoding ribonucleoside-diphosphate reductase subunit alpha has translation MESKKNPAGMKPAGNQQPVGDDVMTTVTTQVSLDVRKRDGRITSFESARVEQAIERAFRAEIGIADGQPIEAALQQQISEITTNVVNQIENRPFSRDGVDVETIQDAVEIQLMRHGHFSVARRYILYREQHAKLRALRAAESDGSLQAPRIHVKMETGEKQPFDATRMRRRIYSAVRGLEQNCSAEELVEETYRTLYDGITPQEIYRAMILASRSRIERDPDYDTVAARLMLMVIYNEALGHIHPNEDLAEVCQRQFEDYINVGIEAKRLSEKLREFDLTKIAAALRPERDAAFPYLGLQTIYDRYLLHVEGRRIETPQYFWMRVAMGLAWNETDKEARAIEFYNILSTFRFTSATPTLFNAGTLHPQLSSCYLSTVMDDLEHIFKVVGDNAMLSKWAGGLGNDWSNIRATNAHIKGTNGQSQGVIPFLKVVNDTAIAVNQGGKRKGAVCSYLESWHLDIEEFLDLRKNTGDDRRRTHDMHTANWIPDLFMKRVRENGQWTLFSPDEVPDLHDLYGKKFQERYEHYEELADQGKMRMFRRINALELWRKMLTRLFETGHPWITWKDPSNVRSPQDHVGVVHSSNLCTEILLNTSKQETAVCNLGSINMVAHVKDGKLDHEKLRETVTTAVRMLDNVIDINYYPTDEAGNSNRKHRPVGLGLMGFQDALYALGVGYASEEAVEFADESMEAISYYALLASSSLAEERGTYQTYQGSKWDRGILPIDSMEILEQERGLPIDIDRSSKLDWQVVRDAIAKHGMRNSNVMAIAPTATISTIIGVAQSIEPTYKNLFVKSNLSGEFPQINRRMVQDLKDLGLWDSDMIESLKYYDGGLLEIDRIPDDIKQKYLTAFEVAPQWLIECAARRQKWLDMGQSLNLYMSEPSGKKLHEMYFLAWNKGLKTTYYLRTLSATQVEKSTVDVNKFGIQPRWMKNQSASANIKVDRDKAAQSTELDQLPEQQPEAKVCNLDGDCESCQ, from the coding sequence ATGGAATCAAAGAAGAACCCGGCCGGCATGAAACCGGCTGGTAATCAGCAACCTGTAGGAGACGATGTCATGACGACAGTGACGACCCAGGTATCTTTGGACGTCCGCAAGCGGGATGGCCGAATTACTTCCTTCGAATCGGCCCGCGTCGAACAAGCGATCGAACGTGCCTTCCGTGCGGAAATTGGGATCGCCGATGGCCAGCCCATCGAAGCGGCTTTGCAGCAGCAGATCTCGGAAATCACGACGAACGTGGTCAACCAGATCGAGAATCGTCCGTTCAGCCGCGATGGCGTGGACGTGGAAACGATTCAGGACGCCGTCGAAATTCAGTTGATGCGTCACGGGCACTTCTCGGTTGCCCGCCGCTACATCCTTTATCGTGAACAGCATGCCAAGCTGCGTGCTCTGCGTGCTGCCGAATCGGATGGTTCGCTGCAAGCTCCACGTATTCACGTGAAGATGGAAACCGGCGAGAAGCAGCCGTTCGACGCGACTCGCATGCGTCGCCGGATCTACTCGGCCGTGCGTGGCTTGGAGCAAAACTGCTCGGCCGAAGAACTGGTCGAAGAGACCTACCGCACGCTGTACGACGGCATCACGCCCCAAGAAATCTACCGAGCCATGATCCTGGCTTCGCGTAGCCGCATCGAACGCGACCCAGATTACGATACCGTCGCGGCTCGCCTGATGCTGATGGTGATCTACAACGAAGCGTTGGGTCATATTCACCCGAACGAAGATCTGGCCGAAGTTTGCCAGCGTCAGTTCGAGGACTACATCAACGTTGGTATCGAAGCCAAGCGTCTGTCGGAAAAGCTGCGTGAGTTCGACCTGACCAAGATCGCCGCCGCTTTACGTCCTGAACGTGACGCTGCGTTCCCCTACCTCGGTTTGCAGACGATTTACGATCGTTACCTGCTGCACGTCGAAGGTCGCCGCATCGAAACGCCTCAGTACTTCTGGATGCGTGTCGCGATGGGCCTGGCCTGGAACGAAACCGACAAAGAAGCTCGGGCCATCGAGTTCTACAACATCCTGTCGACCTTCCGCTTCACTTCGGCCACGCCAACGCTGTTCAATGCCGGCACGCTGCATCCACAGCTGAGCTCGTGCTACTTGAGCACCGTCATGGACGACCTCGAGCACATCTTCAAGGTCGTGGGCGATAACGCCATGCTCAGCAAGTGGGCCGGCGGTTTGGGCAACGACTGGTCGAACATTCGTGCCACCAACGCCCACATCAAGGGGACCAACGGCCAAAGCCAGGGCGTCATCCCGTTCCTGAAGGTCGTCAACGACACCGCGATCGCCGTCAACCAAGGTGGTAAGCGGAAAGGTGCCGTTTGTTCGTACCTCGAATCGTGGCACTTGGACATCGAGGAATTCCTCGACCTGCGTAAGAACACCGGTGACGATCGTCGTCGTACGCACGACATGCACACCGCCAACTGGATTCCCGACTTGTTCATGAAACGAGTTCGCGAAAACGGCCAGTGGACGCTGTTCAGCCCAGACGAAGTCCCCGATCTGCACGATCTGTACGGCAAGAAGTTCCAGGAACGCTACGAGCACTACGAAGAGCTCGCCGACCAGGGCAAGATGCGGATGTTCCGTCGCATCAACGCTTTGGAACTGTGGCGTAAGATGCTGACTCGCTTGTTCGAGACCGGCCACCCTTGGATCACCTGGAAAGATCCGTCGAACGTTCGTTCCCCTCAAGACCACGTGGGTGTGGTTCACAGCAGCAACCTCTGCACCGAGATTCTGCTGAACACCTCGAAGCAGGAAACGGCCGTTTGTAACCTGGGCAGCATCAACATGGTCGCCCACGTGAAAGATGGCAAGCTCGACCATGAAAAGCTGCGTGAAACGGTCACCACCGCGGTCCGCATGCTCGACAACGTGATCGACATCAACTACTACCCAACCGACGAAGCGGGCAACTCGAACCGCAAGCATCGTCCGGTGGGCCTGGGCCTGATGGGCTTCCAAGATGCCTTGTACGCTTTGGGTGTTGGCTACGCCAGCGAAGAAGCGGTCGAGTTCGCCGACGAGAGCATGGAAGCTATTTCGTACTACGCCTTGCTCGCTTCCAGCAGCCTGGCCGAAGAACGTGGCACCTACCAGACCTACCAGGGCTCGAAGTGGGATCGCGGCATCCTGCCGATCGATTCGATGGAAATCCTAGAGCAGGAACGTGGCCTGCCGATCGACATCGATCGCAGCTCGAAGCTCGACTGGCAAGTCGTTCGCGACGCGATCGCCAAGCACGGTATGCGTAACAGCAACGTGATGGCCATCGCTCCGACGGCAACCATTTCCACCATCATCGGTGTCGCTCAATCGATCGAACCGACCTACAAGAACCTGTTCGTGAAGAGCAATCTTTCCGGCGAGTTCCCCCAGATCAACCGCCGCATGGTGCAAGATCTGAAGGACCTGGGCTTGTGGGATTCCGACATGATCGAATCGCTGAAGTACTACGACGGTGGTTTGCTCGAAATCGATCGCATTCCCGACGACATCAAGCAGAAGTACCTGACCGCATTCGAGGTCGCTCCGCAGTGGCTGATCGAATGTGCTGCTCGCCGCCAGAAGTGGCTGGACATGGGGCAATCGCTCAACTTGTACATGTCCGAACCAAGCGGCAAAAAGCTGCACGAAATGTACTTCCTGGCTTGGAACAAGGGGCTCAAGACGACCTACTACCTGCGAACGCTCAGTGCGACCCAGGTCGAAAAGTCGACCGTCGACGTCAACAAGTTCGGTATTCAGCCACGCTGGATGAAGAACCAGAGTGCTTCGGCCAACATCAAGGTCGATCGCGACAAGGCGGCCCAGTCCACCGAGCTGGATCAGCTTCCCGAACAACAACCGGAAGCCAAGGTCTGCAATCTGGACGGCGACTGCGAATCGTGCCAATAA
- a CDS encoding DUF1592 domain-containing protein → MAVGHLLVLLPGICWALEPESPDHFEKKIRPALETYCAACHDPEDADNHIKFLQAKTAADIQHLRGIWGSTAAQLRNRTMPPPDEDQPSEHERLELAQWIDDYLRATACELGSYAGNVTTRRLNRLEYENTIRDLVGPELGYHETFPTDGGGGEGFNNNGETLFLPPMLMERYVEAAQEILDAAIATPALREEFSGDRLIPTDGAQSNGARQLQPGQDLTAGTVIYVSGDYEVAIDIRNTAKQDLKLVLKLDGLPADRFKLDSKYEEQSFSTTVRLNRGFHAIAIHNPQEQPGIELLRLKVKELGIKRPADAQKFHDRIFQAQEGKYAQDRAAATQLIHSFAAKAFRRPVTDEELKPFFALYDRAVSRKDPYEECVKLALKGILVSPHFLFRIEGTPTSAELQRIDDYELATRLSYFLWSSMPDQRLFDLAKEGKLHQTHVLKAEVQRMIKDPKADIFFNTFTGQWLGTKEVGGSVSPINGEYRDIYSSELAADFREEAIQLTTYIARENRSILDFLDCDYSFLNDRLAKHYDLPVVKGRELRKVEVTNGQRGGLLGLGGVHMVTSYPQRSSPVLRGAWVLETLLGTPVPSPPADVPALPKKVNEKDPKTFREKLEKHRDNPSCAACHDLIDPIGFGLDNYDLLGRWRDKTENGKPLDATGTLPSGEKFAGPAELKKILLERKQEFARHFSRKVLGYALGRSLEDPDSCTIESLVTSLEEHDYRFQTLIEEIVISTPFGYRQLAPTPAPEAH, encoded by the coding sequence GTGGCTGTAGGCCATCTGCTGGTCCTGCTCCCTGGTATCTGCTGGGCATTGGAGCCGGAATCCCCAGACCACTTCGAGAAGAAGATTCGACCGGCTCTCGAAACGTACTGTGCTGCGTGCCATGACCCGGAAGACGCGGACAATCACATCAAGTTTCTCCAAGCCAAGACGGCGGCTGATATTCAGCACCTGCGTGGCATCTGGGGAAGCACCGCCGCGCAGCTTCGTAACCGCACGATGCCTCCGCCAGACGAAGATCAGCCCAGCGAACACGAACGTCTGGAACTGGCCCAGTGGATTGACGACTACTTACGAGCTACCGCTTGCGAACTGGGCTCCTATGCCGGCAACGTGACGACGCGCCGCCTGAATCGTTTAGAGTACGAAAACACCATTCGCGACCTGGTCGGTCCAGAGCTTGGCTATCACGAGACCTTTCCGACCGATGGTGGTGGGGGCGAAGGTTTCAACAACAACGGTGAGACCCTCTTTCTTCCGCCAATGTTGATGGAACGGTACGTCGAAGCGGCGCAAGAGATCCTCGACGCCGCGATCGCCACCCCAGCTTTGCGGGAAGAATTCTCCGGCGATCGACTCATTCCTACCGACGGTGCGCAGTCCAATGGTGCTCGCCAGCTACAGCCAGGACAAGACTTGACCGCTGGCACCGTGATTTATGTGAGCGGCGATTACGAAGTCGCGATCGACATCCGTAACACCGCGAAGCAAGACCTGAAGCTCGTCTTGAAACTGGATGGCCTGCCGGCCGATCGATTCAAGCTCGACTCGAAGTACGAAGAGCAATCGTTCAGCACCACGGTCCGCTTGAATCGTGGCTTTCATGCCATCGCGATTCACAATCCCCAAGAACAGCCTGGCATCGAACTGCTTCGCTTGAAGGTCAAAGAACTGGGCATCAAACGTCCGGCCGATGCCCAGAAGTTTCACGACCGAATCTTTCAGGCCCAAGAGGGCAAGTACGCCCAAGACCGAGCCGCAGCCACCCAGTTGATCCATAGCTTCGCTGCCAAGGCGTTTCGTCGCCCCGTGACGGATGAAGAGCTGAAGCCATTCTTCGCGTTGTACGACCGAGCGGTGAGCCGAAAAGATCCGTACGAGGAATGCGTCAAACTGGCTCTCAAGGGCATTCTGGTTTCACCTCACTTCCTGTTCCGCATCGAAGGCACTCCTACCTCGGCCGAACTTCAACGCATCGACGACTACGAACTCGCTACGCGGCTTTCCTACTTCCTGTGGTCGAGCATGCCGGACCAGCGTTTGTTTGACCTGGCCAAAGAAGGAAAGCTGCACCAGACGCACGTTCTCAAGGCGGAAGTGCAGCGGATGATCAAGGACCCCAAGGCTGACATCTTCTTCAATACGTTCACGGGGCAGTGGCTGGGCACGAAGGAAGTCGGGGGGAGCGTCTCTCCGATCAACGGCGAATACCGCGACATCTACTCCAGCGAGTTGGCAGCCGACTTTCGTGAAGAAGCCATTCAACTGACCACTTACATTGCCCGGGAAAACCGCTCGATCCTCGACTTTCTCGACTGTGACTACAGCTTCCTCAACGATCGCTTGGCCAAGCATTACGATCTTCCTGTGGTCAAAGGTCGTGAGCTTCGCAAGGTGGAAGTCACCAACGGCCAGCGCGGTGGCCTATTGGGTCTAGGCGGCGTCCACATGGTGACCTCTTACCCGCAGCGTTCAAGCCCAGTCTTACGCGGTGCATGGGTCCTGGAAACGCTCTTGGGAACCCCAGTCCCTAGTCCGCCGGCAGACGTTCCTGCATTGCCGAAAAAGGTGAACGAGAAAGACCCCAAGACCTTCCGCGAGAAATTGGAAAAGCATCGCGACAACCCTTCCTGTGCGGCCTGTCACGACTTGATCGACCCGATCGGTTTCGGCCTGGATAATTACGATTTACTGGGCCGTTGGCGCGACAAGACCGAGAACGGCAAGCCGCTCGATGCCACGGGGACTCTCCCCTCCGGAGAGAAGTTTGCCGGCCCAGCGGAACTGAAGAAGATTCTGCTGGAAAGAAAGCAGGAATTCGCTCGTCATTTCAGCCGAAAAGTCTTAGGTTATGCTTTAGGACGAAGCCTGGAAGACCCTGATAGCTGTACGATTGAATCGCTGGTCACTTCGCTCGAAGAGCATGACTACCGCTTTCAAACGTTGATCGAAGAAATTGTGATCAGCACGCCGTTCGGTTATCGCCAACTTGCCCCAACACCTGCCCCCGAAGCCCACTAA
- a CDS encoding DUF1552 domain-containing protein, whose protein sequence is MPQPISRRTLLKGTGAALALPWLESMSHRSFGAETLSEPPKRVAFLFVPNGVRSDQWNPPATEDGSFELTPMLQPLKDVKEEITLLENLWHKNTVGRNGHWPKVPAWLSGGFVERTSGRDINTGGISVDQVLASKIGDRTPLPSLELGVDAAYTGVDNVGGGFTRIYGSHIAWRDPHTPVPKEIVPRLAFDRLFRTTTAGPVVSGFNPNQKAVADSLARDDASVLDLVMEDAKSLRGKVGEGDRAKLDEYLESVRSVEKRIEGSLKPQKRWINEGRFDLPRPGPGIPESHEEHVRLMLDIMVLAFWTDTTRISTFMLGNAQTGRNFSFLDGVRGSFHGLSHHRNEQKEREQYEKIVLWHLTQYAYLIDKMRSLDEGGRSLLDNSLVMYGSSIKDGNSHTEKDLPLILAGKGGGSFKTNRRISAPKETPLCNMYVSLLRHMGVEAESFGDSTGHLEGWS, encoded by the coding sequence ATGCCTCAGCCCATTTCAAGACGGACGCTGCTCAAGGGTACCGGCGCGGCATTAGCCCTTCCTTGGCTCGAATCGATGAGCCATCGTAGCTTCGGAGCGGAAACTCTGAGCGAGCCGCCCAAACGCGTGGCATTTCTCTTCGTTCCCAACGGGGTTCGCAGCGACCAGTGGAACCCGCCCGCAACGGAAGACGGCAGCTTCGAGCTGACCCCCATGCTGCAGCCGCTGAAGGATGTCAAAGAAGAGATCACGCTGCTGGAGAACCTGTGGCACAAGAACACGGTCGGTCGTAACGGTCATTGGCCCAAGGTACCGGCGTGGCTCTCAGGCGGGTTCGTCGAACGCACTTCCGGGCGCGACATTAACACCGGGGGGATCTCGGTCGACCAGGTTCTGGCCAGCAAGATTGGCGATCGGACGCCGCTTCCTTCGTTGGAACTGGGGGTCGATGCCGCTTACACGGGCGTCGATAACGTCGGGGGTGGTTTTACCCGCATCTATGGTTCGCACATTGCCTGGCGAGATCCTCATACGCCGGTTCCGAAAGAGATCGTCCCGCGTCTGGCGTTCGATCGTTTGTTCCGCACGACCACGGCTGGCCCGGTTGTCTCTGGATTTAATCCTAATCAAAAGGCCGTGGCCGACTCACTCGCGCGCGACGATGCGAGCGTGCTGGACCTGGTGATGGAAGACGCCAAATCGCTTCGCGGCAAAGTCGGAGAAGGGGACCGCGCGAAGCTGGATGAATACCTCGAATCGGTGCGCAGTGTCGAGAAACGTATCGAGGGTTCGCTCAAACCCCAGAAGCGCTGGATCAACGAGGGACGTTTCGACCTGCCACGTCCCGGGCCAGGCATCCCGGAGAGCCACGAAGAACACGTACGTCTGATGCTCGATATCATGGTCCTGGCTTTCTGGACCGATACCACGCGTATCTCGACGTTCATGCTTGGCAACGCCCAAACCGGCCGTAATTTCAGCTTCCTCGACGGCGTGCGAGGGTCGTTCCACGGTCTGTCGCACCATCGCAACGAGCAGAAAGAACGGGAGCAATACGAGAAGATCGTGCTGTGGCACCTGACCCAGTATGCCTACCTGATCGATAAAATGCGCAGCCTCGACGAAGGAGGCCGGTCGCTGCTGGACAATAGCCTGGTGATGTACGGCTCGAGTATCAAAGATGGCAATTCCCATACGGAAAAGGACCTTCCGCTGATCCTGGCAGGCAAGGGGGGCGGCAGTTTCAAAACCAACCGCCGCATTTCCGCCCCGAAAGAGACGCCGCTGTGCAACATGTACGTCTCGCTGCTGCGTCACATGGGAGTGGAAGCCGAAAGCTTTGGCGATAGTACCGGCCACCTGGAAGGCTGGAGCTAG